From the genome of Methylomonas sp. UP202, one region includes:
- a CDS encoding dicarboxylate/amino acid:cation symporter, with the protein MKNHHRLLLGLVLGAAAGLIGHEYAGWLPLQLSVRYVLEPLGQIFLRLIFMVVVPMVVSGLILGVFQLSSHHGLARVARRTLLFTLLASSASVAIGITLVNIAEPGVGVEIPQSGETTAVGGIRRNAEQAKPIEQTLLDIIPKNPFATASQALEGEMLALMFFSLVFGAALATITAGKASRWVELLEESYTASLVVVDWAMRLAPLAVFALVFQSTFKFGHHILVSLGFYVAVVVGGLLLQQALVYSALLKTFTQRSPLAFFRECREVYLYAFATASSNATLPRSLELAERDLAIKPEIARFVLTIGSTANQNGTALFEGITVLFLAQVYGVDLSMAEQVRVVMMAILAGIGTAGVPGGSLPLIMILTQQVGIPAEGMGLILGVDRFLDMCRTTLNVSGDLVIAALVDQPEPAEAE; encoded by the coding sequence ATGAAAAATCACCATCGCTTGTTACTTGGCCTCGTACTGGGCGCCGCGGCCGGATTGATCGGCCACGAATACGCAGGCTGGTTGCCGCTGCAACTGAGCGTTCGCTATGTGCTGGAACCGTTGGGGCAGATCTTTTTGCGGCTGATTTTCATGGTCGTGGTGCCGATGGTCGTCAGCGGCCTGATACTGGGGGTATTCCAACTCAGCAGCCACCACGGCCTGGCGCGGGTAGCGCGGCGCACGCTACTGTTCACGTTGTTGGCAAGTTCCGCATCGGTTGCGATCGGCATCACTCTGGTGAATATCGCCGAACCCGGTGTCGGCGTCGAAATTCCCCAAAGCGGCGAAACCACGGCGGTCGGCGGCATCCGCCGAAACGCCGAACAAGCCAAACCCATCGAACAAACCTTGTTGGATATTATTCCGAAAAATCCATTCGCGACCGCCTCGCAAGCGTTGGAAGGCGAAATGCTGGCGCTGATGTTTTTCTCGCTGGTGTTCGGCGCGGCCTTGGCCACGATCACGGCCGGCAAGGCGTCGCGTTGGGTCGAATTGCTGGAAGAAAGCTATACCGCCAGCTTGGTCGTCGTCGATTGGGCGATGCGTCTGGCGCCGTTGGCGGTATTCGCGCTGGTGTTTCAATCGACGTTCAAATTCGGCCACCACATTTTGGTCTCGCTGGGATTTTACGTGGCCGTCGTGGTCGGCGGCTTGCTGCTGCAGCAAGCCCTGGTGTATTCGGCATTGTTGAAAACCTTTACCCAGCGGTCGCCGCTGGCGTTTTTTCGGGAATGTCGGGAAGTCTATCTATACGCTTTCGCGACCGCGTCGTCCAATGCCACGCTGCCGCGCTCGCTGGAGCTGGCCGAGCGCGATTTGGCGATCAAACCGGAAATCGCCCGCTTCGTGCTGACGATAGGTTCGACCGCCAATCAAAACGGCACTGCGTTGTTCGAAGGCATTACCGTGTTGTTTCTGGCCCAGGTCTACGGGGTCGATCTGTCGATGGCCGAACAGGTTAGAGTCGTGATGATGGCGATATTGGCCGGCATCGGCACCGCCGGCGTACCGGGCGGCTCGCTGCCGCTGATTATGATTTTGACGCAACAGGTCGGCATTCCGGCCGAAGGCATGGGGCTGATCCTGGGTGTGGACCGCTTCTTGGATATGTGCCGGACTACCCTAAACGTTAGCGGCGATTTGGTGATCGCCGCCTTGGTGGACCAGCCCGAACCGGCCGAGGCCGAGTAA
- the mtgA gene encoding monofunctional biosynthetic peptidoglycan transglycosylase: MSGKFTAAELSLRHFRHPERYRTPARRFRPAAASSWWRSLKRGFGYALAAFVVGSVLSVAVLRYLPPPTSAFMLNRHWVDWQAGKDYRPISQQWVDGGRISPHAYAAAVASEDQLFFQHNGFDVEAIGKAWSQHARGGKLRGASTISQQVAKNLFLSPARNWTRKALEIWFTVLIEAFWSKQRILEIYLNIAEFGDHLFGVEAASRRYFGVPAQQMTPAQAALLAATLPNPLLLKADRPSAYVARRQSWILAQMRVAGR; encoded by the coding sequence ATGTCCGGGAAATTTACCGCCGCCGAACTTAGCTTGAGACATTTCCGACATCCCGAACGTTACCGCACCCCGGCCCGCCGCTTTCGGCCGGCCGCGGCTTCATCTTGGTGGCGTTCTCTGAAACGGGGATTCGGCTATGCGCTTGCCGCTTTCGTCGTGGGGTCGGTGCTGAGCGTCGCGGTATTGCGCTACTTACCGCCGCCAACCTCGGCTTTCATGTTGAACCGGCATTGGGTAGATTGGCAGGCAGGCAAGGACTATCGGCCGATCTCCCAGCAGTGGGTCGACGGCGGGCGTATATCCCCGCATGCCTATGCGGCGGCGGTGGCTTCGGAAGATCAATTGTTTTTTCAGCACAACGGCTTCGATGTCGAGGCGATCGGCAAGGCATGGTCGCAACATGCGCGCGGTGGCAAGCTGCGGGGCGCCAGCACGATCAGTCAGCAAGTCGCGAAAAATTTGTTTCTGAGTCCGGCCCGAAATTGGACCAGAAAGGCACTGGAGATTTGGTTTACCGTGCTGATCGAGGCGTTCTGGAGCAAACAGCGGATACTCGAGATCTATTTGAACATCGCCGAATTCGGCGATCATTTATTCGGCGTCGAAGCGGCCAGCCGCCGTTATTTCGGCGTTCCCGCCCAACAGATGACGCCGGCGCAAGCCGCATTGTTGGCCGCGACGCTGCCGAATCCTCTACTGCTGAAAGCCGATAGACCCAGCGCTTATGTCGCTAGGCGGCAGAGCTGGATATTGGCGCAAATGCGCGTGGCGGGTCGCTGA
- the yjgA gene encoding ribosome biogenesis factor YjgA, translating into MNEEFYLEDEDEDDEVEYYAVRPNKTRIKKEIAEVFAMAEEICGLSAAQIAEFELPEPIEQALRDAGKMGQNAAKKRLLKYITARMRELDTDSIREKLDRLKNRSAHAVREHHQAERWRDALLADSGNGQITELVGEYPDADTQHLRQLQRNAQKEAKDGKPPKAARQLYQYLKQLIADAGAAYQSESDDDTESIE; encoded by the coding sequence ATGAACGAAGAATTTTATCTGGAAGACGAAGACGAAGACGACGAAGTCGAGTATTACGCGGTACGCCCAAACAAGACCCGCATCAAAAAGGAAATCGCCGAAGTGTTTGCGATGGCCGAGGAAATCTGTGGCTTGTCGGCAGCCCAAATCGCCGAATTCGAGCTGCCGGAACCGATAGAGCAAGCCTTGCGTGATGCCGGCAAAATGGGGCAAAACGCCGCCAAGAAGCGTCTGCTGAAATACATCACCGCGCGGATGCGCGAACTCGACACCGACTCGATCCGCGAAAAGCTGGACCGCCTCAAAAACCGCAGCGCTCATGCGGTGCGCGAGCACCACCAGGCCGAACGCTGGCGCGACGCATTATTGGCCGACTCCGGTAACGGTCAAATTACCGAATTGGTCGGCGAATATCCGGACGCCGACACCCAGCATCTGCGTCAGTTGCAACGCAATGCTCAGAAAGAAGCGAAGGATGGCAAACCGCCGAAGGCCGCAAGGCAGCTGTATCAATACTTGAAACAGCTGATCGCCGATGCCGGCGCGGCCTACCAAAGCGAATCCGACGACGACACCGAAAGCATCGAATGA
- the rdgC gene encoding recombination-associated protein RdgC, with protein MWFKNLAVYRFSEPFELSADAVQQKLAESPFKPCGSHDTFSFGWTSPLGRASDDLAHVNNGFLMVCAKKEEKVVPGSVVNEMLQDRITEIEEREARKLPAKERSRLKDELIFDLLPRAFSFSKKTYAYIDSRGGWLVVDAASAKKAEDLLSLLRKCLGSLPVTPIAGNGMASSVMTRWLLSNQAPGDIVIEDECELRSPEEEGAIIRCKRHDLGLPEIKNHLDTGKQVIKLAMNWTDRLSFVLDENLAIKRLKFLDLVQEQAANIEAFDEVEQFDADFSIMTAELAQFLPRLLELFNVEGKVQ; from the coding sequence ATGTGGTTTAAGAATCTTGCCGTCTATCGGTTTTCCGAGCCGTTCGAGTTGTCCGCCGACGCCGTGCAACAAAAACTGGCTGAGTCTCCTTTCAAGCCATGTGGTAGCCACGACACCTTCAGTTTCGGCTGGACTTCGCCGTTGGGGCGGGCGTCCGACGACCTCGCGCACGTCAACAATGGCTTTTTGATGGTTTGCGCCAAGAAAGAGGAAAAGGTGGTTCCCGGTTCGGTCGTTAACGAGATGCTACAGGATCGGATTACTGAAATCGAAGAGCGCGAAGCTCGCAAACTGCCGGCCAAGGAACGCAGTCGGCTGAAGGACGAATTAATTTTTGATTTATTGCCGAGAGCCTTTTCCTTTTCCAAAAAGACCTATGCCTACATCGACAGTCGAGGTGGTTGGCTGGTTGTTGACGCTGCCTCGGCGAAGAAAGCCGAGGACTTATTGAGCCTGTTACGCAAATGCCTGGGCTCGTTGCCGGTGACGCCGATTGCCGGCAACGGCATGGCCTCCAGCGTGATGACCCGGTGGCTGCTATCAAACCAAGCCCCTGGTGACATTGTCATCGAAGACGAATGCGAATTGCGATCACCCGAGGAAGAGGGCGCAATTATTCGCTGCAAGCGCCACGACCTGGGTTTGCCGGAGATCAAAAATCATTTGGATACCGGAAAACAAGTCATTAAATTAGCGATGAATTGGACGGATAGGCTATCGTTTGTGCTCGACGAGAATTTGGCGATTAAGCGCCTGAAATTCCTGGATTTAGTGCAGGAACAAGCCGCGAATATCGAGGCGTTCGACGAAGTCGAGCAATTCGATGCCGATTTTTCGATTATGACCGCGGAACTTGCCCAGTTCCTGCCGCGTCTGCTCGAATTATTTAACGTTGAAGGTAAGGTTCAATGA
- a CDS encoding L,D-transpeptidase family protein translates to MKTRLLISLLIGVVAAVPSASALTLPPPDRPGDSLIGNPPHEVKYVAAKQEDTLIDIAVNFRLGQDQIVLANPYVDRWLPGAGAQVRIPSSFLLPNAPREGIVINLPEMRIYYFPDAIKVVTYAIGIGREDDWKTPLGKTRILGKTERPSWTPPKSIIAEHLADGDVLEPYYPPGPDNPLGLYAFRLGIPGYLIHSTNKTNGVGMRVSHGCIRMYPADIEQFFPMVKTGTTVNIVNQPIKVGWYHDTLYLETYPQMEETPATFEQRLHVALDLIEQANGGKMPVIKGAILKAALEKASGIPIAIYERPVQTPAIVQSQAH, encoded by the coding sequence ATGAAAACCCGATTATTGATAAGCCTGTTGATAGGTGTGGTCGCGGCCGTCCCGTCGGCCTCGGCCTTGACCTTGCCGCCGCCGGACCGGCCCGGCGATAGCCTGATCGGCAATCCGCCGCACGAGGTCAAATATGTTGCGGCCAAACAAGAAGACACGTTGATCGATATCGCCGTCAATTTCAGGCTGGGGCAGGATCAAATTGTGTTGGCCAACCCTTACGTCGACCGCTGGTTGCCGGGCGCCGGCGCTCAGGTGCGTATTCCCAGCAGTTTTTTATTGCCTAATGCGCCCCGCGAAGGGATTGTGATCAATTTGCCGGAAATGCGAATTTACTACTTTCCGGACGCTATCAAGGTAGTGACGTATGCGATCGGCATAGGCAGGGAGGACGACTGGAAAACGCCGCTTGGCAAAACCCGGATTCTCGGTAAAACCGAGCGGCCATCGTGGACGCCGCCTAAGTCCATCATTGCCGAACATTTGGCCGATGGCGACGTTCTGGAGCCGTATTACCCGCCCGGTCCCGACAACCCGTTGGGGTTGTACGCGTTTCGCCTGGGCATTCCCGGTTATTTGATCCATAGCACCAACAAAACCAATGGCGTCGGCATGCGCGTCAGCCATGGCTGCATCAGGATGTATCCCGCCGATATCGAGCAGTTCTTCCCGATGGTGAAAACCGGTACCACGGTCAATATTGTCAATCAGCCGATAAAGGTTGGCTGGTATCACGATACCTTGTATCTGGAAACCTATCCGCAAATGGAAGAGACGCCCGCGACTTTCGAGCAGCGCTTGCATGTGGCATTGGATTTAATCGAACAAGCCAATGGCGGCAAGATGCCGGTCATCAAGGGGGCGATTTTGAAAGCCGCTCTCGAAAAAGCCAGCGGCATTCCGATTGCGATTTACGAGAGACCCGTGCAAACGCCGGCTATCGTACAAAGTCAGGCGCACTGA
- a CDS encoding Lpp/OprI family alanine-zipper lipoprotein, giving the protein MMKAIKLSAVVAVAALATGCASTSDIENLQGQIDSLKPQVSAASADAASAKAAAAEAAAKAAAAEAAANRAAQYAQDTNSKLDRMFKKSQHK; this is encoded by the coding sequence ATGATGAAAGCCATTAAATTATCAGCAGTTGTTGCCGTTGCAGCTCTGGCTACTGGTTGCGCCAGCACTTCAGATATCGAAAACCTGCAAGGTCAAATCGACAGCCTGAAACCACAAGTTTCCGCTGCCTCTGCTGACGCCGCTTCCGCCAAAGCTGCCGCTGCCGAAGCTGCTGCTAAAGCTGCCGCTGCCGAAGCCGCTGCTAACCGTGCCGCTCAATATGCTCAAGATACCAACAGCAAATTGGACCGCATGTTCAAAAAATCACAACACAAATAA
- a CDS encoding L,D-transpeptidase, which produces MLKKKLSKVFVLIGCLGSSVSLASDVWLLVDTEKLNMEVKKGEKTLAVLENIAIGRSGAGKKSHRGDDVTPLGNYRIGWINQKSSFRKFFGLTYPDVDHADEALKQGKIDLGTYEAIARAHTSGQIPPQNTELGGQIGIHGLGSANLAIHKTTNWTHGCIALTNEQIDLLSQWVEKGTLVTVK; this is translated from the coding sequence ATGCTGAAGAAAAAATTATCGAAAGTTTTTGTCCTAATTGGCTGTCTAGGGTCCTCGGTAAGTCTGGCATCGGACGTCTGGCTGCTGGTCGATACCGAAAAGCTGAACATGGAGGTCAAGAAAGGTGAAAAAACGCTTGCCGTGCTGGAAAACATCGCCATCGGCCGTAGCGGCGCGGGCAAGAAAAGCCATCGCGGCGACGATGTGACACCGCTCGGCAACTACCGTATCGGCTGGATCAATCAGAAAAGCTCGTTTCGTAAGTTTTTCGGCTTGACCTATCCGGATGTCGACCACGCCGACGAAGCCTTGAAACAAGGCAAAATCGATTTGGGCACCTACGAAGCCATCGCCCGGGCGCATACTTCCGGCCAAATTCCGCCGCAAAACACCGAATTGGGAGGTCAGATTGGTATCCATGGCTTGGGTAGTGCCAATCTCGCCATTCATAAAACCACAAACTGGACACACGGATGTATCGCATTGACTAACGAACAAATAGACTTGTTGAGTCAATGGGTGGAAAAAGGGACGCTTGTCACCGTGAAATAA
- a CDS encoding alpha-D-glucose phosphate-specific phosphoglucomutase, with protein sequence MTITITKTTAYDDQKPGTSGLRKKVSVFQQPNYLQNFVQSIFNSLDGFQGDTLVIGGDGRYFNRQAIQIIIKMAIANGFGKLIIGQGGLLSTPAASNIIRKYKAFGGIVLSASHNPGGPDEDFGIKYNVGNGGPAPEKFTDALYANTKIIAEYRSAEIADIDLDTLGEQQIADVKVSIIDPVADYAALMADIFDFELIKQSIAAGLITLKFDAMHAITGPYAKKILEEELGATPGSVFNAVPLEDFGGGHPDPNLAHAHELAEIMFGADAPVFGAASDGDGDRNMIMGANIFVTPSDSLAIMAANAKLIPAYAKGISGVARSMPTSQAVDRVADKLSLPCYETPTGWKFFGNLLDADKITICGEESFGSGSNHVREKDGLWAVLFWLNLIARKRQPVADIVREHWQTYGRDIYCRHDYEAVDSDIANGILDHLRGLLNGLPGKTWGDYTVKCADEFSYTDPVDGSVSSAQGIRIGFANGSRIVFRLSGTGTVGATLRIYLERYERDVAKHDQDAQEALADLIALAEQFCEVKRRTGRNAPDVIT encoded by the coding sequence ATGACAATAACAATCACCAAAACCACTGCCTATGACGATCAAAAGCCCGGCACATCGGGGCTACGGAAAAAAGTAAGCGTTTTCCAACAACCGAATTATCTGCAAAACTTCGTCCAATCCATATTCAATAGCTTGGACGGCTTCCAAGGCGACACCCTGGTCATCGGCGGAGACGGTCGCTATTTCAATCGACAAGCCATTCAGATCATCATCAAAATGGCGATCGCCAACGGTTTCGGTAAGCTCATTATAGGCCAAGGCGGCTTATTGTCCACCCCTGCCGCGTCGAATATTATCAGGAAATACAAAGCCTTCGGTGGCATAGTTCTATCGGCTAGTCACAATCCTGGCGGACCTGACGAAGATTTTGGCATCAAGTACAACGTCGGCAACGGCGGCCCGGCCCCGGAGAAGTTCACCGATGCACTCTACGCTAATACCAAAATTATTGCCGAATATCGGAGCGCGGAGATTGCGGACATCGATCTGGATACGCTTGGCGAGCAACAAATCGCCGATGTAAAGGTTAGCATCATCGATCCGGTGGCCGATTACGCCGCGTTGATGGCCGACATTTTCGATTTCGAATTGATTAAACAAAGCATTGCCGCCGGTTTAATCACGCTAAAGTTCGATGCCATGCATGCCATCACCGGTCCCTACGCCAAAAAAATATTGGAAGAGGAGCTTGGCGCTACGCCGGGCTCGGTGTTCAATGCCGTACCGCTGGAAGATTTCGGCGGCGGTCACCCTGACCCGAATCTCGCCCATGCCCATGAGCTGGCCGAAATCATGTTCGGCGCGGACGCCCCGGTGTTCGGCGCGGCATCCGACGGTGATGGCGACCGCAACATGATCATGGGCGCCAATATTTTCGTCACGCCCAGCGACAGTTTGGCGATCATGGCCGCCAACGCCAAACTGATTCCGGCCTATGCCAAGGGTATCAGCGGCGTGGCTCGGTCGATGCCGACCAGCCAGGCTGTCGATCGAGTCGCCGACAAACTCAGCCTACCCTGCTACGAAACTCCAACCGGCTGGAAGTTTTTCGGCAATTTGCTCGACGCCGACAAAATCACGATCTGCGGCGAAGAAAGCTTCGGTTCGGGTTCCAATCACGTGCGCGAGAAGGATGGCTTGTGGGCGGTCTTGTTTTGGTTGAACCTGATCGCCCGCAAACGCCAACCGGTCGCCGATATCGTCCGCGAACATTGGCAAACGTATGGCCGCGACATCTATTGCCGGCACGACTATGAGGCTGTCGATAGTGATATCGCCAACGGCATACTCGATCACTTGCGCGGCCTGCTGAACGGCTTGCCCGGCAAAACTTGGGGCGATTACACGGTCAAATGTGCCGACGAATTCAGCTACACCGATCCGGTGGACGGCAGCGTCAGCAGCGCGCAAGGCATACGCATCGGCTTCGCCAACGGCTCGCGTATCGTGTTCCGTTTGTCGGGCACCGGTACGGTGGGCGCCACGTTGCGAATCTATCTGGAGCGTTACGAACGCGACGTCGCCAAACACGATCAGGATGCTCAAGAAGCCTTGGCCGATTTGATCGCGCTCGCCGAGCAGTTTTGCGAAGTCAAACGGCGTACCGGCCGTAACGCACCTGACGTGATCACCTGA